A genomic window from Sparus aurata chromosome 14, fSpaAur1.1, whole genome shotgun sequence includes:
- the klhl42 gene encoding kelch-like protein 42: MSSDQIIAIVMDDKIYEVNKKKLIEKSDYFRALYSSGMRESTEDSVQLQGLSVPGLELVLEFINTSKVQVVNETLEDLIETASFLQVTSILKLLTSEIRMDNCVELYSLSEVYGTHDLRSACLKYMSCYYHPMLRRPEFSSLPSAIRDQVKEMRMKGTATLVAIGDFTCLSLEVPDQDEPWSMLRYGEMEQRWKPLANNLPPDMINVRGYGSAILDNYLFIVGGYRMTSQEISAVHCYNPCRNEWNQVAPLNQKRSNFKLLAVQGKLYAVGGQCLGTVECYSPEQDWWTCVSSMPDPLAEFSACECQGMIYVMGGYTARDRNTSVLRYCPTSDSWTVFRSCSAHIRKQQMLSVEDTIYLVGGYTHELEAGRRQRRPSQTEDVLTVQSYNVTTGEWIQLKENTSKSGLNLTCTLHNDGIYIMSRDVSLPTSLEHRVFLKYNIFSDAWEAFRRFPALGQNMLLCSLYLPNLL, encoded by the exons ATGTCATCTGACCAGATCATTGCCATCGTCATGGATGACAAAATCTACGAGGTGAATAAGAAGAAGCTGATCGAGAAGAGCGACTACTTCCGTGCGTTGTACAGCTCCGGGATGAGGGAGTCCACGGAGGACTCGGTGCAGCTGCAGGGGCTTAGCGTCCCCGGCCTGGAGCTGGTCCTGGAGTTCATCAACACCTCCAAGGTCCAGGTTGTCAACGAGACTCTGGAGGACCTGATCGAGACCGCCTCCTTCTTACAGGTCACCTCCATCCTCAAGCTCCTCACGTCGGAGATCCGCATGGATAACTGCGTGGAGCTGTACAGCCTCTCTGAGGTGTACGGTACTCATGACCTGCGCAGTGCCTGCCTCAAATACATGAGCTGCTACTACCACCCCATGCTGAGGAGGCCGGAGTTCAGCAGCCTGCCCTCTGCTATCAGAGACCAGGTCAAGGAGATGCGCATGAAAGGCACCGCCACCCTGGTAGCCATCGGGGacttcacctgtctgtccctgGAAGTCCCCGACCAGGATGAACCCTGGTCCATGCTGAGGTATGGAGAGATGGAGCAGCGCTGGAAGCCACTCGCAAACAACCTGCCTCCTGACATGATCAACGTCAGAGGATACGGCTCAGCCATCCTGGATAACTACCTGTTCATCGTGGGCGGATACAGGATGACCAGTCAGGAGATCTCCGCAGTGCACTGCTACAACCCCTGCAGGAACGAGTGGAACCAGGTGGCTCCGCTCAACCAGAAGAG GTCCAACTTCAAGCTGCTGGCAGTACAAGGGAAGCTGTACGCTGTCGGAGGCCAGTGTCTAGGCACGGTGGAGTGTTACAGCCCGGAACAGGACTGGTGGACCTGCGTGTCCTCCATGCCTGACCCGCTGGCCGAGTTCTCTGCCTGTGAATGTCAGGGGATGATCTACGTCATGGGTGGATACACTGCAAGAG acagGAACACGAGTGTCCTCCGATACTGCCCCACCTCTGACTCCTGGACGGTGTTCCGGTCGTGTTCGGCGCACATCCGCAAGCAGCAGATGCTCTCTGTGGAGGACACCATCTACCTTGTGGGCGGTTACACCCATGAGCTGGAGGCGGGCCGCCGGCAGCGGCGTCCCAGCCAGACAGAGGATGTGCTGACAGTGCAGTCCTACAACGTCACTACGGGTGAGTGGATCCAGCTGAAGGAGAACACGTCCAAGTCGGGCCTGAACCTGACGTGCACGCTGCACAACGACGGCATCTACATCATGAGCCGGGACGTGAGCCTGCCCACCAGCCTGGAGCACCGCGTCTTTCTCAAGTACAACATCTTCTCCGACGCCTGGGAGGCGTTCAGACGCTTCCCGGCTCTGGGAcagaacatgctgctgtgtTCGCTTTACCTCCCCAACCTGCTGTGA